The Ziziphus jujuba cultivar Dongzao chromosome 1, ASM3175591v1 genome segment TCAACACCacctttttttgtcttttttttttttcctttaaaatatctatatatatatatcgaagtGTGCGTGTATATTCATATTCCAAGTAAGATATAAAAacgtaaaatatatttgattttttatttgtataagaattataaataaatatcacgtttatatattatttatttatttatttatttagatattttacatcgttttgaaatattaaaattagtttaaaagTTATTCTCAAGTTTGAgatggtattttatttatttattttaaatgtttcagCGGAAAAGCATGAAAGTTGCAACAAACTAATTTCACCTTTGtgttattttttagattttttttttttccctgatatGACTCATAGTTAACAAGTTCAATttgcaattataaataaataatggggGGAAGTGAAATGTTGGAttacataattataattataattgagAATTGGATTTTGTGAGAATTGTATTTTGTGAGTATTTCTTTCATATCTACTTATAGATGGTGTGAGTTCGTCTTATATTCTCActtttttagattaaaaatttattacaatcctgatttagaataaataaatacagtGATAGTGCAAGGAAACAACAATGGGGCTTTTAGCTGTGTAGAAAGTTATAGTTGTCTTATGAAATGAAGGCACccatctttctttattttttgggctaaacaaaagaaataaaggtATAAAGACAATTCAATGAAAgaagtgattattattattattttataataatcttCCCTTTTATTacctaaataaaaaacaatattttctctCTCCAATTGATGCTTTGAATCAATAATGTTTTTTAAGACGAATATAATAACTAAGTTAATTTGAACATTATCATCTATGCCAAAAAAACATGAGTTTGAATCTACTAAACGAGGGTCTacaagatagaaaaaaaaaaatcaatggttTTTGAATGGTATAAAAGTAAATGCTTACCAATTAAACCAAattcatttgaaaaataaaaatatttattggtattttaaatttgttagtGTTCAATTTTTCTGTTTCGGTTGTAAATATTGTTCATGCATTTCCTATGactgaatattttttttgggtgaacgcACTTTTTATGACTGAATTATTTGCTTAGaagtaagaagaaaaaaaaaatgtatatacatatatatatatatatattcactcaGAAACTGCTaagttcaattttaatttttaagggtgcaaatttatttcatttggaaAGGATGATAAAGTGGGTACAGGTTGATATGGAATCTCAGCTTTCACCCATCGAAattctgacttttttttttctttttttggtaagaaCCATTCAAAATTTAGACTATTTCGCTGTAGGGGtcgtaattttattttgttatttatttatttatttttttaagttagtGCAAGTTTATCCAAATATGCTATgcttacgttttttttttttttttttgggtaaaaactATGCTTGCGTTTCTTTTATGCTTTTGTAGGCCGATATtattacaatataaatatatttattgtatatttattttgaatttcatattatattctTCTTTCAATTAAAACTGTGGTTTGATATCATCTGTTAAATTGACAATTCCATGACAATCAAAttacgagaaaaaaaaaatacaagaaaaaaaattctaattgaaaATCAAAGATTTAACGtaatatatattactatttcTTAAAATAGATCAAAgcttatttttagtttaaaaaaaaaaaaatgaaagttaaCCCGCAATCTCAAgagatatatttcattattgaaTTAATCATATAAtgtaaagatatatttttagttataaaaaaaaaattattaccgcAGATTAGAGAAAAtcgaaatttaaattttagaactgaaaatatattttcactaATTTTATTACCGCAAGTTTATAAATACCAAtaaataccaaataatataTCATTGTCGTGTTGCAAATTAAATTGGTGAAAAGTGTGATGCATCTTCATAAAAACCAAGTATTGCTCTATCTACTTTTCAAAAAGTAAATTAGATCTTATAGAAGAACAAGACACTTCAGCTACAGAGACGTATTCAGCAAAACAATAGGAATTTGGAAAGGCCACACAAAAAGAATatctaatattaaataaaactgACAAATAAAATGCACATCTTGTTTTCAATCAAAAGAAGGTACAAATTGAAAAGAAAGTTAGAAACAAAAGAGCAACGAAAAAcagaaactctttttttttcctgttcctttttttttttttttttttttttttttttttgggtctaatcTCTCTCAAGGCTTATGAAGATATCTTCCAGCAAGCAAAGCAGCTTTCATGACCACTGATATAACATCAATTACATCATCAACATCGCATTTGTTCCCCTTAAAAGTTCTCCCTTTGGATTTTCTGAAATTCTCCATGCAATTTATGAAGTTTTGGCTGCACTCTTGGCTTAGATAGTCATCTGAAAACAcaatgcaaatatattttatcagtCACCACCTCAACAATAATTGTCCATTTCTAGTCTTCAAGGAACAAACTCATGTGGTTGTAAACATACCAACTTGTTCTAATGATCCATCTCCAATTGGATTTATtaaaaaaccaattttaattttaaatcacattaaacacaattaaatataaaaacttaTCCAACATACAGATTGATTATTCTAACATTTAGTTAAAAGACAGGAAGACAAAGCTGGGAAAAAACCAGCCATGACTTTTTATGTAGGTCACACACTCTCACGGCCACAACCACAGCTGCTAAATAACAAAACTCGGGAAAATGTATTTGTCCTCTTTTATCAGACATTATATGTCACATGCATATTTTcaagactaaaaaaaaaatatatatatatatatatatatgtcacatGCACATACAATTTCTtaagcatatataatttttcttaaacaatTATTAGCTGCATTGCTTTTCGCTATTTGCGTTTAAACTTATCTGTACCACACCACATCAATCCTCTATGCCCCTTCTTCTTACTCCGGAGTCCTAAGGCCCCCACCCACTTGCAAACCAATCATATTTCGGCATATATCCAagttctctctttctctctttctctctctctctctctctctgtgtctttCACTCTCTTCCGTCTCTTAATTGCAACATACTACGTATCTTATACATCACTGGAAATGAAACCCATCTTAGGAAATTGCATGGTTTTGTGGAAAGCTCCAGCTTTCTTGAATTTCCTGCTGACCCAATTGATCTTCTatcttatttttctctttttatattcttttgaaAGGGTTATTTATATGTTATGGCAATTTTATAGCATTTCAGTTTCCATGAGATCTGCAATATTTTGTaacccatacatatatatatatatatatatatatatatagttatagatatatatatataatatgatgaaAATGAACTTACTGTTCTTGGACTGCACACAGGCATCGTGCTTCATACAACAAGCATCGAGGCCATCACAGGGTATTTGCCCCGGACATCCGCTGTATAAGAGACCGCAATACTTCCCATATCTCAAAAATGGAGGAACTGCCATTTCAGTTCAGACATAAACACAAAAAGATTGAAACATTCAGagccaaaaacattaaaataaatcagAAACACCATTAGTCTATACATTCTAATGGGTACCTGAGCAAAATTCCGATTCGCATTGTTTACTGCAAGCTTTATTCTGTGGATTTGTTAAACAGTaaagaagggaaggaaaaaaaaaagttatgaaaaATTGTTAAGTAAGAGAGAGATCCGAGAGCgcaaatataaacatataataaaaatagagggaaaaaaagaaaaaaagaaaaaaagcaatgCTGGGAAGCAAACCACGCTGACAGAGGTACCCGAGGCTTGGACGCCAATGTTAAGGGCATGGACTGGACTTGAAGAaaataagaataagaagaagaagaaaaagacaatgGAGCCAAAAGGAAGAAGACGGGCCAAGTTCAAGGACTGGTTAGGAACCATTGTTGGTTAGCTTTAtcagttaaaaataaataaataaagctaaaGTGCTGAAATCTTAGACTTGGGTTTTGCTTAAAAGGCTCTCATTTAAATGCAGAATttgcagagaaagagagagagagggggagagagagagagagagagagagagagagagagagagagagagaaaggtgtGAGGTGGAAGGGAGGAGGTTGGCTTGTCGTCTAATGGCCCGTGACATGTTTTTGTTGCGTTGCTTCGCGCACACATACACTCCCATCTAAACCGGTAACAGTAAAGTAGTatcaaaaatatgtatattcttttttttccttttttgttttttttcttgacCAGACGCACCGTTTTGTTTGACCGCTGACCATGGCGCCCAATTAGCTTAAaccctcttctttctttttgtactttatcatcatcatcgtcattaTCCCATCTGGAAACCCAATCCCAAAAACAAGGCCAAAGCGCAAGCTCCAGGCTCATAGAGTGAGGCTACgagagtaaaaaaataaaaaataaaaaaataaaaaaataaaaaaaatggcaatTGGTGTAATTCTCAGAGCTCTAAAAAGACGAATTGATCCCAACCCAAAATCACAAATTTTCTCTCTTGCATCAGCTTCAAGATCAGTGAGTTTCTCTTTTATCCTCTCTTTCGCTTTTCGTTCATGGGCATagcgtacttttttttttttttttcacttttatcaTCCTAATTcgtttttgttattaaaaaattcattcgtGGTAACGCTTTGGTTTCttgtttatattgttttctactGGCTGTGATTTCttctttgataaaaatttttcgACTTCCGTTCATGGTCATCTGtatttatactttttatattgattttgtcTCTGCAATAATTGATACCTTGGATATGTATTCAAATAGGTTAGTACGTTGGTGTTGGCTGAACATGAAGGTGGTGCTGTAAAAGCCCCATCCATTAGTGCAGTGGAGGCTGCAAAGTCTTTAGGCGATGACAACTCAATTTCGTTGCTGTTGGCTGGCTCTGGCTCTTCGCTAAGTGAAGCTGCTGCTCATGCTGCTTCATGCCACCCTTCAGTTTCTCAGGTGCTTCaaacttatgaaatttttgttttatattatggGGTTGAgatgttttcttttgaagtggaTATTACTTGGCTTGCTTGTCTATAACACATTTGAAGTCCAGAGGTGTGGATTTTGATCCCATTATGTTATGGGGTCTCAAAATTTTATGGAACTCTGATTGTTAGGCAGTTATTGATATTTCTCTTTTGTAGGTTCTTGTAGCTGATTCGGATAAATTTGCACATCCTTTAGCAGAATCCTGGGCTAAACTAGTTCATTTGGTTCAGCAAAAAGGCAGCTACTCACATGTAATTGCCACTTCAAGTTCATTTGGCAAAAACATACTCCCGCGGGCAGCTGCTCTCTTAGACGTCTCTCCAATTACCGATGTTATTGAAATTTCTAGCTCCCATCTATTTGTCAGGTAATTAATGTCATTTGCCATTGTTCTGGTGTTTTCTTTCTCATATAAACTGTCATCTGGCGTGTGGACTAATTCCGCTTCTTCTTTGATTATTTAGTGCGTGATGCATGACGTAATGAAAGCTCTATTAAGTACTTAATGGACTTgaaacattgaaattcatatcgcTATGTTGAATTGTTGATCCTGTTCATAGATATTTGCATGTTGATTAGTCATTAGcttatattaaaatccaaagtCACATGTGGCGCAATATTGAAACAAGATGCAATGGAGTCTAGGTAACaaaaaataatgcattttttaaaattaaagaaaaatatataaagcaaattgaaactaaatatttataaacCAGCCATTGCATTTTGCTATATACTCTAGATTCTGATATGGTAACTTCAAATGGTTACAGTAGCTACCAATTGCGCGTGTTTGGCTATAAGTTATTGTTCTCCAGCTTTTTGCTCAGCAGCCTTTTATTCTCATTATCATGGTCAATTGCAACTGCCATATGGTTAAAACGTATGGACTTTTCATCAGCAAGATCTTAAGTGAACATATTCAACTATAAGAACAGACATTACAGACAGTTCACAAGTGGTCTAGTGTCTATCCCTCTGCAAGGTGCTAGACAGGACATTTGCAGCAGTTTGCACTTTAGTCTGATCGTGGTTAATACTTGACTATTTGTGTtggattaattttgttttcaccTGGCCAGAAGTAAGATTATGTTTATATGGCAGGCCAATATATGCTGGTAATGCACTTTGTACTGTTAAATATACTGGTGGTGGCCCATGCCTGTTGACTATTAGATCAACATCTTTTCCAGTGTCCCCTCTCTTAGCTGACTCAAAATCTAATGAAGCTCCTATCTCCCAAATTGATCTCTCCACCTTTGGTGAAGGTCTGTCAATTTTTTCCTAATGCATCTAGAGTATATTAGCCAGACTTTGCCTTGAATTTAAGTTACACAGAGTATGCGCCCATTCACACATAATTCTCAATTTATTCTCGTTGATATAGACAATGCTACAGTATTAAAAAGTGTCTTTGGCGATTAATCAGATTCAACAACTAGATGATAGTCTGTTAAGTAGCGATTCAAGTCTAGGTTGTCTTCTTCATAAACATTGCATGCatacaatataattttaataattctcTCTTACAGATTCTATCGGCAATTCTAGATTTGTAAAGGTCACATCTCAAGATTCAGAACGCCCTGATCTTGCAAATGCCAATGTAGTGGTTACTGGCGGGCGTGGGCTGAAAAATGCTGAAAACTTTAAAATGATCGAGAAACTTGCAGAGAAACTTGGTGCAGCTGGTATTGTCTTCTTAATAACTTGTTGAATGGAACTCATTTTTCCCCTATGATCTGCACTTTACATCCATTGTTTTGGTGTTGTGTGTGTATGACCTGCCATGCTTTCTCATGTGGTTCTATTGTGACAAACATCACAAATGGAGAACCTTCCGTTTGCTATACCTACAGTCAAATGATTCTGGTGTTGTTATTattgcatctttttttttttagatacagTCTGACAttcctttcttctcttttgcttAGTTGGGGCAACCCGTGCTGCGGTTGATTCAGGATTTGTTCCTAATGACTTGCAGGTAAAACCAATAAATGTTGTTTTCAAGCTTTCAGTCTTTAAATCATATTGTATGACATTTAATATTGGCAAGGTGTCATTACTTAAGTGCTGTTGCTTGATGTCTGTTTCTTTTAATTTGCATTTGATTGAATTTGTTGCAACTGAATAACATAATTCCACACTAGGATTGAAAAAACGAAAGGTTTTTATCTGTACATCGCAAGTAGAAAGCTTGATGAGTGCCAATTTGAAACATTCTTTTGCTCtctaaaaagaaagaagaaattcaACAATGAAAAGAGAAAGTTTCTGGTATTCAGATGCTtcttgttttcaattttgtccCCTTTTCACAGGTGACAATATTGCTATTGTTTAAAAGAAGTCTTGTGCAATTTTTGTGCTCATGTTTCCAGATATGCATACCTTTCTTTTATGCTTGAATGAAAAAGTAGGTATCTCTGGTGCTGTCAGAAAGCTTGATTTTAGGCGGTGATTTGAGGATGTGGAATGCCTTTAACTGACATCATGATATTTTTGTTGTCTTACGTCTTTTGTACACTTATAATTATTGCTGATGATCTTTATCTTtgcactctctaatggtgttagAAGGGAATTGGTTTGTCTGTTAGGTTGGCCAAACGGGAAAGATAGTTGCCCCGGAGTTGTACATAGCTTTTGGTGTATCTGGAGCCATTCAACACTTAGCCGGCATGAAAGATTCCAAGGTTATTGTTGCTGTAAACAAAGACGCAGATGCACCTATATTTCAGGTGTGTTGTtgaacctctctctctctctctctctctctctctctctctctttctcacacacacacacccacacacacacacacacacacacacacacacacaaagttGGAGAGGTTATTGTAATAAGAACACTTGGCTTTCCAGAAATGAAGGTTGACTTGTGGTGTACTACAATACATTTCTGTTTCTTCACTTTGAAAACTAATGTTAAGGATGAGTTAGCTTGCACTTGCTTCTTGTGATTCCAACAAATATTTTGGCATGCATTGCAGGTTGCTGATTACGGTCTGGTAGGTGATCTTTTTGAGGTGATTCCAGAGTTGCTGGAGAAGCTTCCTGAGAAAAAGTAAACTTGTGACTTGAACAAGTTaatgaaaatgcaaaaaaagattGCAAACGTGTTGTCCACAAAGAAGAACTCTCAAATTCATAaccaataataatcataaattcaaatgtCCCTTTGAATATGTCCATTCATTATCAATTCAGATGAAGCTCTATAAATGATAACAATTTTTGctattgtttgaaaaaaaaaaaaaaaaaaattgatatggaTTACATGGTTTGGAGTTGGTGTCAAggtatatgaaaataaatttggggAGTTTACAATAAATTTGAGGAATTCAGTATTCCTAGAGGCTGAGAATCTTATAAACTTTCATTATCATATCAGCTATagaaataaacttttttattttttgctgaaaTGATAGAAATAAACTTTTATCATTATACAACAATCATCATGAAGGATGATTTTTATTATGTGAGTCTGTACACTGGTAATGAAATAGCTTTTTAAAGCGATAGAAGGGAAACATAAAATATCTGACTGCTTAATGTTGTGTTATGATTATTTACGTTGAAGtcgttttctttttaattaagatTGAGGTATATATGATCACTTTGgatcaataaaaagaaaaaaggaaaaaaggcatAACTAAAGAAAATTGGAAGGACCAATTGTCAATTATGGTTGATAAGATATAGGTTAAGGAAGAAGTATTGGGGCACTTGACCTTAGCAGACGTGCGCATCTGGTGTAGCGGTATCATAGTACCCTCCCACATTACTGACCAGGGTTCGATTCCCTGGATGCGCATTATTTCTAATATggacttgaaattttttttaattaattaatttattttatagctAGGATATTAATATATGGCTAATGGAAATAGAGACTTGTGAGGGCCCAAGGATTAATGAACAATTGTCTTTGATGTTGATGGCTTTTTGGCTTATAGCCAATGATCCATACATGACAAattaatggaaaacaaaaaaatgggcCACAAAATCTATTGCACTTAGAGAGTTCAAAATGGAAGTGTGTGCATTGTTGCTCTGAATTCAAACGCCAAACACGCATAAGCATAAGCATGTGTAATTAATCTCTTAGCATGTGCTTGGTGtccctatttaattttattcataatttcaCTATGGTCCTTGTGTGGGAGCAATATTACTAACTACTTAGGACGTATTTGGTAGGACGTATTAAGATGTATTGGACTGATGTATTACGTAATAtggtgtttgatttttttagtaTTGGGCTGTAATATATTGGCGGGGTAAATTTTTTTAGTCTGTTTTGCAAAAACACTTTGACTGATTCATAATGTTCCTTTGGTTTGTTGGCCTCTAGCCCTGTGAGACCCTGACAGATATTATATCAACCAGAAgagatataattataatttaagctATTTTAGGCAAAGCAAACTTTTAGCTTTAAACATAACCTAGTTTTTGGTCCCAACATTCATTCAAAGTCTAATTAGTTTCATATCTAGAATTAATTTCAGTCGAAAAAGGTTAGATTCCATGTTCTGCTAACTGCTGATGTATACAAACCTTGCTTGACCTTCTATTTATCAAGAGTTAAGACCtagcatatataattatatgggATTTATCTCAAGTTTCTCATCCCTTTAACCCAAAAGTATTAAATTATCTGTTAGGTGGTACATTTTAAATGTGGCCGGACATATTGTCTGAAATCCATTGCTAAtccagcttcttcttcttctttttcttttttttttttctttttaattttttttttctcattgaaTGTAGGAAGATCGATCAGGATTGTGTTGAGAATCTTTCTTTCATCAATGAGACTTTTAAAATAGATGCTCTAGATATTGGCAACCAGACGTCATATCCCCTTAACGCTCATTTGGAGAGTTTATTATATGCATTTCTACTCGTGTCCGTGTGGAAATGGTTGTTGGGTATATGGTTGAGAAAGTActtgtataaaataaatatatttgagcaggatatatgttcatatataaatactatattctatatatatatatatataaatatgtaagcTATATATACGAGAAATATCAGCCCAACCAATTTTTATAGAAGTAATAAGTTAGTCACAGTTGGAGATAATAAAGATGAGTACGGGGGTATCTTTCCAGGGCCACGGCTTTGGCCTcccaaaatgtaataaaaaccAAACAACCACTAAAAAATATTGCCAAATTGGCAGTCAATAGGTGCATGCATGCTGAGAAGAGTACCATGTGATCCAAATTCATTTCTTGCACCATACTAATATGTGAAGTCGGAGTAGACTAATTAGCCTTTCAATTCccaaattaatatatagtatGCACCAAATTGAAATTGGATATCAATTTATTAGGGAGATTCTTTCCAGCTTAATTAATTTAGCAGCAGCTGGAAAACCTCTCTAGGTACTTGGATAAGCAATTATACATTGtgttcatttttaattattaattaatggaaGTTTCccacaatatacatatatactcaACCCAGTTAAATAAAGGCAAAACAATGTCAACTGATAAGCAACTTTTCATACatataaaagtatatatttaatttgcaaCCTTCAGATGTAGGTTGTACATATTTTGATTGTGGGAACTCTATAATGGAACTAACTTTGCTAGgtctttaagaatttttttttttttggtttaagagcttaaaaatttatatatgtatctgTTTGTTTCATTTGGTCATGTATCAAGATTTGATTAGGTAAATAAGTAATAATATTAACTCCTGTAGAGACATTCCAATTAATAGAAAAAAGCCAATTATCTTTCATGTGAGAGGTCTTAGGTTTAAATTCTTGACCCTAAGGGGGTTTTTCTATTAAAACAAGCTCATAAATTGTTAACTGTATTTATTGACCCTATGAATTTATATGGTTGCACAGTCTCAGGGAATTCTAATTAACCTCTTTATATATCTCATGCTCTGTTGCTTTGCTATTTTTAATTATGTGGTCTGACAAGAAAATGAGACCAAAAATTACGGAAGGATCTGCAATATCCATTTTTTTACCTTACTATCATATATCTCGACTGAACTGATCAGTCTTAAAGATAATAATTAaccaagtctttttttttttttttttttcaattttccagCTAAAATGATAATCACTCTAATTATAATGTTCATTACATTACTTTTTCCAGGAAGATATATTGACAAAGTAAGTATGATTGACATCTATGAAACTAATTACAGAACAGATAGCTGGTTTTTTGCAGCATAAAATATTGTGCTtttttccatacttgaagatgaAAAAGACAACGGCATCATTTACAGCATCAGTTTTGCATGATTTCCATGCaagaattagaaagaaaaaaagatatatttaacAAGGAATGTGGATAtagaaggggagagagagagagagagagagagagagagagagagatgatttTACTACTGCTTTGATGGATAAAAATATTCACTAAGGTGTTAATATAAATATCAACCAAGATAATTAACTACCATAGACAAAGGAACTAAGCAAAGACCCTTTTTCTTCAATTCTGTTTCTGTGCAGTCATTTTCCCTCTCCATAAAACCCACTTGGTCACTTCTCTCATCCATCTTCCCAGAAGAATTTCctctttcctatatatataacgAAAATTTCCAAAGCAAAACTTGTCCGAGTAAGTAAAAATATAGAACAAAAAAATagtgattaaatatatatcaccatatataattaattgatgCTTTACCTGAGAGATAAGAGTGTTTCCTTTCTCTTTTGGTTTGATTTCCAACTGTCTCTGATTACAAACCTGCACTttgtaaagaagaaaatatgaaaaattaacatagaagttcaaatatatataaaacattaacatgagaataataatgatagatttttttttaaaaaaagaaaaaaagaaaaaagaagaagagaaaactaTAATTAATCTGACCTTTGGACTATTTACAGGAGAAGTAGCTGTATCCTCCAAAGCGTCGTCAACAACAGCTGCTTTGGTTTTTCTCTTCTTGAAACTGAGTCTGCTACAGCCTCTATCCACCATAGTCAACCCTACGATTTCAGCTTTTTCGGCTGCCAACTTTTTGGCGACCGAAGAGCCGGCATCCGAGATTAAAGAAGAG includes the following:
- the LOC107432157 gene encoding phospholipase A2-alpha gives rise to the protein MVPNQSLNLARLLPFGSIVFFFFFLFLFSSSPVHALNIGVQASGTSVSVNKACSKQCESEFCSVPPFLRYGKYCGLLYSGCPGQIPCDGLDACCMKHDACVQSKNNDYLSQECSQNFINCMENFRKSKGRTFKGNKCDVDDVIDVISVVMKAALLAGRYLHKP
- the LOC107432327 gene encoding electron transfer flavoprotein subunit alpha, mitochondrial: MAIGVILRALKRRIDPNPKSQIFSLASASRSVSTLVLAEHEGGAVKAPSISAVEAAKSLGDDNSISLLLAGSGSSLSEAAAHAASCHPSVSQVLVADSDKFAHPLAESWAKLVHLVQQKGSYSHVIATSSSFGKNILPRAAALLDVSPITDVIEISSSHLFVRPIYAGNALCTVKYTGGGPCLLTIRSTSFPVSPLLADSKSNEAPISQIDLSTFGEDSIGNSRFVKVTSQDSERPDLANANVVVTGGRGLKNAENFKMIEKLAEKLGAAVGATRAAVDSGFVPNDLQVGQTGKIVAPELYIAFGVSGAIQHLAGMKDSKVIVAVNKDADAPIFQVADYGLVGDLFEVIPELLEKLPEKK
- the LOC107432246 gene encoding vascular-related unknown protein 4 gives rise to the protein MENSINSTGKSSSSTNTRRSYDESPEESSWTMYFDDFLVHTSSTEHGSSSSCGESSSLISDAGSSVAKKLAAEKAEIVGLTMVDRGCSRLSFKKRKTKAAVVDDALEDTATSPVNSPKVCNQRQLEIKPKEKGNTLISQERGNSSGKMDERSDQVGFMERENDCTETELKKKGLCLVPLSMVVNYLG